In Corallococcus macrosporus, the following are encoded in one genomic region:
- a CDS encoding non-ribosomal peptide synthetase — protein MPTGTLPGSSPAPDFAFSTLVELLRVRASTQGSRRGFTFLLDGETDEAHLTYAELDQKARAIAAALQARGAQGQRALLLYPPGLDYIAGFFGCLYAGVIAVPIYPPDPMRLARTLPRLLAISQDAQATIALTTDFIYGMGEMLFEQAPELRELHWIATDTLDAEVAEGWKDPGVATDTRVFLQYTSGSTSSPKGVVLTHGNLLHNSKLIHSCFGHSPDSQGVIWLPPYHDMGLIGGILQPLYGGFPVTLFSPVDFLKRPMRWLEAISRYKATTSGGPNFAFDLCVRKSTPEERAQLDLSRWDLAFNGAEPIMPDTLRRFAEAFGPQGFRSEAIYPCYGLAEGTLIASGGDKRELPVQRTVDAGALKDNRVVAKEAATPGAQTLVGSGRNLTDQKLVIAHPETGAPLPAGQVGEIRVAGPSIAQGYWGRDEQTRNTFQQPLAGTGDPTPFLRTGDLGFLADGELFVTGRLKDLIIIRGRNHYPQDIERTVESSHPAIRPGCTAAFSIEQDDEERLIVVTEVDRRAVERDGVDLDALAQGIRQAVAAGHDLQAQGVVLLGPGAIPKTSSGKIQRFATRAEYVADTLEALHKSVLAAAPVQAPEPVKTSTAAAPETAAPAPVGPDTSMLRKMLAVVTDTTARRAMVAVFLQEQAAQVLRLPTAQVDANKPLHAYGVDSLMAVDFKSAVDAGLGIDLPLSDVLQGVSLSKLAEVVVTLMSAPPSQQASSAVAVTSATGDAPLSGGQQALWFMHQLAPDSAAYHVPVAVRVRAGLDANALKGAFEALVARHPALRTTFVMAATGPVQRVHAELPLDFSTTDAKGWSDAQVAEHLSAEARRPFDLEKGPLLRVRLVSRSAEDHALLIAMHHIVTDFWSLAVMAEELDALYPALKLGKRPSLAQPARTYADYARWQAEMLTGARGQALEKYWREQLSGTVPVLDLPTDHPRPPAQTFNGRVHTTRLDATVASAVKTLARDHGATPNMVLQTAFQVLLHRYTGQQDFTLGVVSAGRGRAELAGITGYFVNPLVVRTRPAPTLSFTDYLAQTRQTMLGALEHQDYPFSALVDRLQPVRDQSRSPLFQVMFVYQRASKLDERGLTPFALDIPGAKSTVAGLPIESLVLSHGGAQFDLTLTMGEADGELVASFEYNTDLFEAGTIERMAGHLATLLSGIAAQPGRALAGLPLLTQAEQRQLLETWKGPRVPLTQKDMLPALFAAQVARTPDNVAVLFKDAQLTYRELDARAGQLAAWLRGAGVKPGDIVGICLERSVETLVSVLAVMAAGAAYVPIDPAYPSERVAFILGDTHAPVIITQSWLQRSLPAGTTARTLFVDQPLDGALSSAPAATVQSGDLACLVYTSGSTGQPKGVMLEHGGLANLVRSFVESYAPTATDRMLPLTSVASASFVGEILPLLCTGGALVLPTEDEILDQEKLFQLITRHTVTIVSTVPAVIAGLNARLEQLPPLKLVLSGGEALVASDVEKLLATVPVVNGYGLTETTVCSTYHRMAVEDLQGHAWVPIGRPVINTDVYVLDAERNLLPVGVAGELYVGGLGVARGYWKRPELTAERFIADPFHAGERLYRTGDRARWLPDGVLTFLSRADDQVKIRGFRIELGEVEAAVRRHPAVKEAFLMAREDSPGDKRLVAYVVLGEPAPTHSDLNTFLAEALPPYMLPSAYVPLSALPLSPNGKVDAKALPAPEGARLASGVAYAQPQSAVERSVAAIWAAVLKVERVGLNDNFFELGGNSLLIAQAHRRLKEELGADLALVDMFKFTTVSALAQHLANKGEDSGAASQKIKDEAERRRAAQAKRQQARGRK, from the coding sequence ATGCCCACTGGAACCCTGCCCGGTTCTTCCCCGGCCCCCGACTTTGCGTTTTCCACTCTGGTTGAATTGCTGCGCGTCCGCGCGAGCACCCAGGGCAGCCGTCGCGGCTTTACGTTCCTGCTGGATGGGGAGACGGACGAAGCGCACCTGACGTACGCGGAGCTGGATCAGAAGGCCCGCGCCATCGCGGCGGCGCTCCAGGCGCGTGGGGCGCAGGGGCAGCGGGCCCTTCTGCTGTATCCGCCCGGGCTGGACTACATCGCCGGGTTCTTCGGCTGTCTGTACGCGGGCGTCATCGCGGTCCCCATCTATCCGCCCGACCCCATGCGTCTGGCGCGCACGCTGCCGCGCCTGCTGGCCATCAGCCAGGACGCGCAGGCCACCATCGCCCTCACCACCGACTTCATCTACGGCATGGGGGAGATGCTCTTCGAGCAGGCGCCGGAGCTGCGGGAGCTGCACTGGATCGCCACGGACACGCTGGACGCGGAGGTCGCCGAAGGCTGGAAGGACCCCGGCGTGGCCACGGACACGCGGGTGTTCCTCCAGTACACGTCCGGCTCCACGTCGTCGCCCAAGGGCGTGGTGCTGACGCACGGCAACCTGCTGCACAACTCGAAGCTGATCCACTCGTGCTTCGGGCACTCGCCGGACAGCCAGGGCGTCATCTGGCTGCCGCCGTACCACGACATGGGCCTCATCGGCGGCATCCTGCAGCCCCTGTACGGCGGCTTCCCGGTGACGCTGTTCTCGCCGGTGGACTTCCTCAAGCGCCCCATGCGCTGGCTGGAGGCCATCTCCCGCTACAAGGCGACGACGAGCGGCGGGCCCAACTTCGCGTTCGACCTGTGCGTGCGCAAGTCCACGCCGGAGGAGCGCGCGCAACTGGACCTGAGCCGCTGGGACCTGGCCTTCAACGGCGCGGAGCCCATCATGCCGGACACGCTCCGGCGCTTCGCGGAGGCCTTCGGTCCGCAGGGCTTCCGCTCGGAGGCCATCTATCCGTGCTACGGCCTCGCGGAGGGCACGCTCATCGCCTCTGGCGGTGACAAGCGCGAGCTGCCGGTGCAGCGCACCGTGGACGCGGGCGCGCTGAAGGACAACCGCGTGGTGGCGAAGGAGGCGGCGACGCCCGGCGCCCAGACGCTGGTGGGCTCCGGCCGCAACCTCACCGACCAGAAGCTGGTCATCGCGCATCCGGAGACGGGCGCGCCCCTGCCGGCGGGCCAGGTGGGCGAAATCCGCGTCGCGGGGCCCAGCATCGCGCAGGGTTACTGGGGCCGCGACGAGCAGACGCGGAACACGTTCCAGCAGCCGCTCGCGGGCACGGGTGACCCGACGCCGTTCCTGCGCACGGGCGACCTGGGCTTCCTCGCGGACGGCGAGCTGTTCGTCACGGGCCGCCTGAAGGACCTGATCATCATCCGCGGGCGCAACCACTACCCGCAGGACATCGAGCGCACGGTGGAGTCCAGCCACCCCGCCATCCGCCCCGGCTGCACGGCGGCGTTCTCCATCGAGCAGGACGACGAGGAGCGCCTCATCGTCGTGACCGAGGTGGACCGCCGCGCGGTGGAGCGCGACGGCGTGGACCTGGACGCGCTGGCGCAGGGCATCCGGCAGGCCGTCGCGGCCGGACACGACCTGCAGGCCCAGGGCGTGGTGCTGCTCGGGCCGGGCGCCATCCCGAAGACGTCCAGCGGGAAGATCCAGCGCTTCGCCACCCGCGCGGAGTACGTCGCGGACACGCTGGAGGCGCTGCACAAGAGCGTCCTCGCCGCCGCGCCGGTCCAGGCGCCCGAGCCCGTGAAGACCTCGACGGCCGCCGCGCCCGAGACCGCCGCGCCCGCGCCCGTGGGCCCGGACACCAGCATGCTGCGGAAGATGCTGGCGGTGGTGACGGACACGACCGCGCGCCGGGCCATGGTGGCGGTGTTCCTCCAGGAGCAGGCCGCGCAGGTGCTGCGGCTGCCCACCGCGCAGGTGGACGCGAACAAGCCGCTGCACGCCTACGGCGTGGACTCGCTGATGGCGGTGGACTTCAAGAGCGCCGTGGACGCGGGCCTGGGCATCGACCTGCCGCTGTCCGATGTGCTCCAGGGCGTGTCGCTGTCGAAGCTGGCGGAAGTCGTCGTGACGCTGATGTCGGCGCCTCCGTCCCAGCAGGCCTCCAGCGCGGTGGCCGTGACGTCCGCCACGGGTGACGCGCCCCTCTCCGGGGGTCAGCAGGCGCTGTGGTTCATGCACCAACTGGCGCCGGACAGCGCGGCCTACCACGTGCCCGTCGCGGTGCGCGTGCGCGCGGGGCTGGACGCCAACGCGCTGAAGGGCGCCTTCGAGGCGCTGGTGGCCCGCCACCCCGCCCTGCGCACCACGTTCGTCATGGCGGCCACGGGCCCCGTGCAGCGCGTGCACGCGGAGCTGCCGCTGGACTTCTCCACCACGGACGCGAAGGGCTGGAGCGACGCGCAGGTGGCGGAGCACCTGTCCGCGGAGGCCCGCCGCCCGTTCGACCTGGAGAAGGGGCCGCTCTTGCGCGTGCGGCTGGTGTCGCGGTCCGCCGAGGACCACGCGCTGCTCATCGCGATGCACCACATCGTCACCGACTTCTGGTCGCTGGCGGTGATGGCGGAGGAGCTGGACGCGCTCTACCCGGCGCTGAAGCTGGGCAAGCGGCCGTCGCTGGCGCAGCCCGCGCGCACCTACGCGGATTACGCGCGCTGGCAGGCGGAGATGCTGACGGGGGCTCGCGGCCAGGCGCTGGAGAAGTACTGGCGTGAGCAGCTGTCCGGCACGGTGCCGGTGCTGGACCTGCCCACGGACCACCCGCGTCCCCCGGCGCAGACCTTCAACGGCCGCGTGCACACCACCCGGCTGGACGCGACCGTCGCGAGCGCGGTGAAGACGCTGGCGCGCGACCACGGCGCCACGCCGAACATGGTGCTCCAGACGGCGTTCCAGGTGCTGCTGCACCGCTACACCGGCCAGCAGGACTTCACGCTGGGCGTGGTGAGCGCGGGCCGCGGACGCGCGGAGCTGGCGGGCATCACGGGCTACTTCGTCAACCCGCTGGTGGTCCGCACGCGCCCCGCCCCCACCCTGTCCTTCACGGACTACCTGGCCCAGACGCGCCAGACGATGCTGGGCGCGCTGGAGCATCAGGACTACCCGTTCAGCGCGCTGGTGGACCGGCTGCAGCCGGTGCGTGACCAGAGCCGCTCGCCGCTGTTCCAGGTGATGTTCGTCTACCAGCGCGCCTCCAAGCTGGACGAGCGCGGCCTCACGCCCTTCGCCCTGGACATCCCGGGCGCGAAGTCCACGGTGGCGGGCCTGCCCATCGAGTCGCTGGTCCTGTCGCACGGCGGCGCGCAGTTCGACCTCACGCTCACCATGGGCGAGGCGGACGGCGAGCTTGTGGCCTCCTTCGAGTACAACACCGACCTCTTCGAGGCCGGCACCATCGAGCGCATGGCCGGGCACCTGGCCACGCTGCTGTCCGGCATCGCCGCGCAGCCGGGCCGCGCGCTCGCGGGGCTGCCGCTGCTCACGCAGGCTGAACAGCGTCAGCTGCTGGAGACCTGGAAGGGCCCGCGCGTGCCGCTCACGCAGAAGGACATGCTGCCCGCGCTCTTCGCGGCGCAGGTGGCCCGCACGCCCGATAACGTCGCGGTCCTCTTCAAGGACGCGCAGCTCACCTACCGCGAGCTGGACGCGCGCGCGGGACAACTGGCCGCGTGGCTGCGCGGCGCGGGCGTGAAGCCGGGCGACATCGTGGGCATCTGCCTGGAGCGCTCCGTGGAGACGCTGGTGTCGGTGCTGGCCGTGATGGCGGCGGGCGCGGCGTACGTGCCCATCGACCCGGCCTACCCCTCCGAGCGCGTGGCCTTCATCCTGGGCGACACGCACGCGCCGGTGATCATCACGCAGTCCTGGCTCCAGCGCTCGCTGCCCGCCGGCACCACCGCGCGCACGCTCTTCGTGGACCAGCCGCTGGACGGCGCGCTGTCCTCCGCGCCCGCCGCGACGGTGCAGTCCGGGGACCTGGCGTGCCTCGTCTACACCTCCGGCTCCACCGGTCAGCCCAAGGGCGTGATGCTGGAGCACGGCGGCCTCGCGAACCTCGTCCGCTCGTTCGTGGAGTCCTACGCGCCCACGGCCACGGACCGGATGCTGCCGCTCACGTCGGTGGCGTCCGCCAGCTTCGTGGGTGAGATCCTCCCGCTCCTGTGCACGGGCGGCGCGCTGGTGCTGCCCACCGAGGATGAGATCCTCGACCAGGAGAAGCTCTTCCAGCTCATCACCCGCCACACCGTCACCATCGTGAGCACGGTGCCCGCGGTCATCGCCGGCCTCAACGCGCGCCTGGAGCAGCTGCCGCCGCTCAAGCTGGTGCTCTCCGGCGGAGAGGCGCTGGTGGCCAGCGACGTGGAGAAGCTGCTCGCCACGGTGCCGGTGGTGAACGGCTACGGCCTCACGGAGACGACCGTGTGCTCCACCTACCACCGCATGGCGGTGGAGGACCTGCAGGGCCACGCGTGGGTGCCCATCGGCCGGCCCGTCATCAACACGGACGTGTACGTGCTGGACGCGGAGCGCAACCTGCTGCCCGTGGGCGTCGCCGGTGAGCTGTACGTGGGCGGCCTGGGCGTGGCGCGCGGCTACTGGAAGCGTCCGGAGCTGACCGCCGAGCGCTTCATCGCGGACCCGTTCCATGCGGGCGAGCGCCTGTACCGCACGGGCGACCGCGCGCGCTGGCTGCCGGACGGCGTGCTCACGTTCCTGTCCCGCGCGGATGATCAGGTGAAGATCCGCGGCTTCCGCATCGAGCTGGGTGAAGTGGAGGCCGCCGTGCGCCGCCACCCCGCCGTGAAGGAAGCGTTCCTGATGGCGCGCGAGGACTCGCCCGGGGACAAGCGGCTGGTGGCGTACGTGGTGCTGGGCGAGCCCGCGCCCACGCACTCCGACCTGAACACCTTCCTCGCGGAAGCGCTGCCGCCGTACATGCTGCCGTCCGCGTACGTGCCGCTCTCCGCGCTGCCCCTGTCGCCCAACGGCAAGGTGGACGCGAAGGCGCTGCCCGCGCCGGAAGGGGCCCGCCTTGCGTCCGGCGTCGCCTACGCCCAGCCGCAGAGCGCGGTGGAGCGCAGCGTGGCGGCCATCTGGGCGGCCGTGCTGAAGGTGGAGCGCGTCGGCCTCAACGACAACTTCTTCGAGCTGGGCGGCAACTCGCTGCTCATCGCGCAGGCGCACCGGCGCCTGAAGGAAGAGCTGGGCGCGGACCTCGCGCTGGTGGACATGTTCAAGTTCACCACGGTGAGCGCGCTGGCCCAGCACCTCGCGAACAAGGGCGAGGACTCGGGCGCGGCCTCCCAGAAGATCAAGGACGAGGCGGAGCGCCGCCGCGCCGCCCAGGCCAAGCGTCAGCAGGCGCGCGGCCGCAAGTAA
- a CDS encoding YcnI family copper-binding membrane protein, which translates to MKPFLGPLCVVAGSLLSSTAFAHATVAGATPPHAGATFEADFTVSHGCDGADTYRMRVQIPEGVTGVRPVDSVFGKAEVEKDANGNVTAVTWTRPTGEVKAADTHFFHLGLRMKLPAKPFTSVFFPTTQTCRTPAGVETVVEWSNTAGGEHSHDGDAGTAPAENPAPSLYLLPSRLPGWNQYTVQEHVHDLTVFKDALIVWSGSQAYSFNPVTQALIEKEQGVTALTQIHPGTVIWVKY; encoded by the coding sequence ATGAAGCCTTTCCTGGGGCCGCTGTGCGTCGTCGCGGGTTCGCTGTTGTCCTCCACGGCCTTCGCGCACGCGACGGTGGCGGGGGCCACGCCTCCCCATGCCGGCGCGACCTTCGAGGCGGACTTCACGGTGAGCCACGGCTGTGATGGCGCGGACACGTACAGGATGCGCGTCCAGATTCCCGAGGGCGTGACGGGCGTGCGCCCGGTGGACTCCGTCTTCGGCAAGGCCGAGGTGGAGAAGGACGCCAACGGCAACGTGACGGCGGTGACGTGGACGCGGCCCACGGGCGAGGTGAAGGCAGCGGACACGCACTTCTTCCACCTGGGGCTGCGGATGAAGCTGCCCGCGAAGCCGTTCACCTCGGTGTTCTTCCCCACGACGCAGACGTGCCGCACGCCGGCGGGCGTGGAGACGGTGGTGGAGTGGTCCAACACGGCCGGGGGCGAGCACAGCCACGACGGCGACGCGGGCACGGCGCCAGCGGAGAACCCGGCTCCGTCGCTGTACCTGCTGCCCTCGCGGCTGCCGGGTTGGAACCAGTACACGGTGCAGGAGCACGTGCACGACCTGACCGTGTTCAAGGACGCGCTCATCGTCTGGTCCGGGTCACAGGCGTACAGCTTCAACCCGGTGACGCAGGCGCTCATCGAGAAGGAACAGGGTGTCACCGCGCTCACGCAGATCCACCCGGGCACGGTCATCTGGGTGAAGTACTAG